The window TGATCACAGGTACATGTAgattttatttcagttggaAGTCGGTTGGAGAATTGGGAATGACACTCATCTATCCTCGCTTTAACATCCAAAGAAATggatgatttaatttaattgggGAATCGAGAATGACATTCATCTGTCCTTGCATTAACATCTAAAGAAATGGATGTTCCACATCTGTGGAATATATGGAAGGAATGTGATCTGCAACTGTTTTCTGGACTGGTCAACATTACTTGAGAAACTGGTTCTGGTTGTGTCTGGAATATTTACATTTCATTATTCAAATTTCTCCATCTTGTAGCCGCTATTATAAATTGGTACTTCACTAAAGGTCTTGGACATTAATAAAACAACCAAGGCTGGAGATTGCAATTGAGttcaatattttatttcatccttagtccttttttttttttcttattgatcTTACTAATTGTTTTTCTTACTAAATTTTGCAGGCTCTGGCTATAAACACCTGCAACAGAGTCTGTCAGTGGGTGAGAGATgtggaaaatgaaattttcctGCAAGGAGCTAGCCCTTTTTCAtggtaaaattttcataaataaaatgcatacaCAATGTTATTTAGTATTATGCTTTTAATGAAATACTCAATTAAATTTTTGTGAACCCCTGCTATTGGACGAGAATGCTGAAAAATCCTACCTTCAGTTCCGTTTCTATTGTTGTATGGTTTCCTACACTACAAGGGCCTGAATCAGTTCCATGTAAATTGAAACTGTACTAGTTTTGCACTTTTAGAGTTTCTGTTCGTCCGCCTGTATCAAAGTaggtcttcttttttttttttgggggggcgggggggggggctggGTTGGGGTTATTGAAGTGGTTCTTCTTTCACATGGGTTCTTTTGAACTCATTAAATGGAGCGGAGCTAACTGTCACAGCCTGCCATCTTAGGCCAACGGGGCAGCCTCCCTTAGCACATGGACCGTTAGTGCTATATGAGTGTTAAGAAAGGTTGACTTAGTGCTATATGAGTGTTGACCGTTAAGTGCCTGCACAGTTGCCTTAGCAAGGGGCATATAGCACTCTCCTAATTGAGGGCGGCGTCTAAAAAAGAGTCCCTGTGCACCCCACACTCCCCCAACCCCGCGAATAATGGAATTTGTATGGAAGGGATGGTCACTAACGTGGAAATGTGGTtccacatatctattaaaaactATGGTTGTGTGGTTCTTCTCCCAAACATAGAAGCATTCAAAATTACTGCCCAATccctcttgaaataaaaaatctcatctgtGTTGATGTCctgtgtgtgctctcattggcccctttGTTGACACGGGGTTGTCATGATCAAGTAATGATCTCTTGTCCTAAATCTATTTCATCATCTGTTCATTTGGTTGCccaaattagggatttaggaGTCCCATACATACATCCATGTTGGCAGGTAGTTCTGCTAGAACTAAGGTTTAGAAAATTGGAGGTAATTTTCCTTCACCTAGGGTCAAGGGATTGACCGAGGTGTTCGCATGGTGCTCATAGGTTATCTGGAAATGAAGGGACAACATTTATGACCTTGTATGGTTTTACTTTTCATTCATCCAATATTTTTTCGACAAAGTTAGTGGAATAGATCATACAAAATAATGCAAAATTCTATGGTAAGTTAATCTGAGAAACTTGGATGAAAATTTTTCATGATGAAGTTATTTTCTCTTGAAAGGTAAGAAAGCAAAAGGAACAAGTGCAGTCTGATGAGAAAATAACTTTTAACCCTTACCATGCAATAGAATTGGATCAGACAGATTATCCAAATATGTTCAGATCTGAACCAATAAAAACAAAGATTATTCGCCAATTAATTATCTTATTGCTACATTAGTATGCAATTATGATAAGTATATTAAGAGAAAGGTTATAGAGGTCAATTCACGAACATATTAGTGAAGATTCCATGGTTTGGATTACAGATTGCTTTCCCTCTTTTCGCTTTTACGCTTTAGTATTCCAAAATCTTAATGAGTTTCCCAAGGATTAAGGGTTATGGTGACCTCACACATCTCTTCAATATGTGTTTTGTATATAGTGGTCAAATCATGTATGTAATGATTTGTTCTTTTTAGTTATTGGATCATCCCAAATCAGATCGGACCATGATCGGATAATACTGTACCCTTAATGGTAAGTTCCTATTATTATTGGTTTCAAATTGGATTCAAATGAAAAAACTGATCAGTTGGCAATCCCAACAAcacaaaaacattaaaatatttttctaccaaaataaactaataatttTGGATTAAATAATTTCAATTAAATTTGGCTAAGCTCTTTGCAGACCAATTCGAAGGCCTACAACCCAAAACATTTAAATGTGCAGAGTCAACCTCTGCGTACGGATGATGAAGCGTTTGCACCAGTGTGGGAGGCTAATGAGAGTACACATAAAAGCATAAATAATAATGGATTTTTTAATTTCACAAGGGATGGGATGTTAAATTCACACGCTCCTATGTATGGAGGTAGAAACCATGCAAACAAGCAgcgatctttttccctaaattaaTATGTTTTTTCTATGGGTAAAGGCTGGGCACACTAACACTATATCAATCCGTCTCTCTCACCCCCTATGGAAACTACCCCCTGCCCTCCTCATGTCACCCTCTCCATCGGACACAACCTCAAACTTTAAAAAAACTAGCGGCGTTTCCaaccttctccctttttttatagGGACAAAAGTCGTAGTGCGACCGGTATAATCCCTTGAGCGCAATGATAAACGCAACACTTTTAATCTCAGCCGTTGAATATTTTACCTTCAATCCTAACCGTTGATGGTGTAAAACCATGTAACCTGCTACCGGCTAACTGTTCATTCTTCTATTCACTGAGCACCACCGCCCACCCCTCTGCAACTCCACCTGCAACACCGCCCCTTCCCTCCTCCCACCTCCGCCCTTCCTGCAAGTTATGTTCTATCTCTTCCCCCATTTTTTCGGTTCCTCAACTCTTTTGGGCAAAAATTTCGTTTTCTTTTTAGATCTGAAACTATAGTTTCAAGTCATGGGCAAATCCCAAACTTTTGCTAACTCTCTGTATTGAGTTCTGTTTTAGATCTGGGTTGTCCTTATTTCACTTTGAGATCCTTCTTCCTATTTCACTTTGGATTTGGGGTTTAGTCCGAAAGCCCCTCTTTGATCTTGAGATTGTTACAAAagtttcagatctgaaactACAGTACTGCGTTCCGGTGGTTCCGTCGGTGAACTGGGTTAGTGACGCAAGTAGATGTGGATCCGAAGAAGAACTAGGAAAGAGATGTGACCTAGAGTTTCAGATCCAAAACGCCTCCGCCTTCAGCGACTCAAGTAGAtgtggatttgaagaagaaaaagcaagTAGATGGGACCGAGGGTTTCAGATCTGAAACGCCTCCGCCTTCAGCGACGATAACCCCAACGCTTGTTCatccgtctctctctctctctctctctctctctcgctatgATTGCAGTTGTTGTTACAGATTGCATTCACGGTTTTTCTAAATTTCATGGGATTTTTTCACTTGGGTTCCTTCGGCTTTTCATCTAGGACTGAATTTTCAGGTGCCCTTTttgattttctgattttttttctttttttgattattgatttttgtttttttagtttCAACATATTTTTCTTGGGATGATTAAAGAGGGTGCAAGGTCGCAGGGAAGAGTGGCTGGGGCGGTGGTTGCAAGGAAGGGTGGGGGAGGTTGGGAGAGATGGATATTGTCAGGGGTTGAGCGATTGGGACAAGGGAtgatggcagcagcagcagaggtGGCTGGGACTGTTTTGACTGAGGCGGTGAGGATCACGAGGGTAATGTGATATGCATGGGTGGGGATGCATAtcaatgggaagaagaagagcatgaAACCTGCTGTGACGGTGAGCAGGTGAAGTGACATTTTATATTCAACGGTTaagattaaaattaaaaatttaaacGGTTTAGATTTTAAACGTTGCGTTTAATGTTTCGTTTAACGATTATACCCGTAGCGCTGCTACCACCCACTCTTTTCTATAATGAACTTGTTTGGTTTATCTATTTATTCTCAtagggggtaaggcggtcattttgccactACTGTGTTCAGCCGTGGCCTGTGTCCCCCcaagagaacattttcccatataAGATACATACGAGGGGGAAATCACTTACTTCCGGACTGAAGCAAGAGGGAGGGTTTGGGAGGTTCTGAATGGAGAGTAGatacgtgtgtgtgtgtgagcgagagagagagaccagtgGACTAAGGATTAGGAGGCTATGAATTGCAGGTCCGTGTATAAATTAGCGtatacgtgtgtgtgtgtgtgtgagcgagagagagagaccagtgGACTAAGGATTAGGAGGCTATGAATTGCAGGTCCGTGTATAAATTGGCGtatacgtgtgtgtgtgtgtgtgagcgagagagagagaccagtgGACTAAGGATTAGGAGGCTATGAATTGCAGGTCCGTGTATAAATTAGCGTAGAGGTTAATTCAAGAATTGAACCCCCCTAAAAAGAGTTGAAGGTCCGAAGACAAGAAGCGTGACAGGAACAAGAGGAGGCAGTCGTGCAAGTCATTGAAACTTCTAAAGTTACCCAACTGAATGAGCAAATGGGACCTTATTCTGAAACCGTATGTTGATCcgtttttccttcatttcttatTGATGAATTAGATGAAAACAAACTCCAATTCAATGGTCTTTAAGAAAGCTGAACTCTGGGTTTTCCTTTAACTGTTCAGAGCAAGAACGAAGAACCATATAAATCTCATCCATCTTATTGTGTCTCCTGTCCCCAGTAACAAAAATATGAACTCTGTTCTTAACCTCAATCCAACTGCAACCTGGAATTCTCTTCATCCCtttctccttcatctccttccttATCAATGAAACACTCTGCCATCTTCCTGCCGCGGAATGAGCATTTGACAGCAATACATAAGATGAAACATCTTCAGGATCCAATGCCAAGATTTGTCGAGCTGCAAGTTGACCCAATTCCATATTTGAGTGTTTCTGGCATCCTCCGAGTAATGCCTTCCAAAACCCAACTCCTGGGTCGAAGGGCAGTTGTTGAAGAAACCTCTCGGCTTCTGAAAAAAGCCCATAGCGTGACAGTAGATCGACCATACAAGCGTAGTGCTCAGGTGTTAGTGCATTGGGGTCTTCAGTCCTTGCTTGATTGAAATATGTAATACCTTCTTCCACTAGGCCTGCGTGATTACAAGCCCATAGTACGCATAGAAGAGTGACACCATTAGGCCTAACTCCCGACATCTGCATCATCTGGTAAGATTCTAAAGCGTCCTTTCCTCTCCCATTCTGCGCGTACCCACAGATCACGGCATTCCAAGAGACGACATTTCTTTCAGGAATTCTATCGAAAGCCAAAAGACTGTCTTCCATGCTCCCACATTTAGCATAAAAGCTTATTAGAGAGTTACCAACGAAGACATCGTGCTTGGTTAGAGTTTTGATAGCACAGGCGTGGAAGCTCTTGCCCATGCCAAGAGCCGCAATGTTAGCTGCGGCACTGAAAACACAGGGAAAAGTTGATTCGTTGAGATGCCAGCCTTCCCTGTGCATCTCAATGAAAAGATTCACTGCCTCTTCGTTATGGCCCATCTGGCTGCACCCTCCGATCATTGCATTCCAAGAGACGATATTTCTCTCAGGCATCTCTTGGAAAAGCCAGAGAGCGGCCTCGAGTCTCTCATTCTTCAGGTATCCACTGAACAAAGTAGTGTAAGAAACGACGTTGGGGTTGTGGGTATCTCTGAAGGCCCTCTGAGCTTCCTCAATGCTGCTCAACTTGGCATATGTGTCAACGAGCGAACTACCCACGAAGACGTTGGATTGGAGACCCATTTTTGCAGCGCAAGCGTGGAGCTGCGTGCCAAAGTGGAGGTTTTTTACAACAACGGAGGAGTGAATCAAGATAGCAAACGCGTACTCATTGGGTCTGATGTTCAAAACAAGCATGCGGGAGAAGATACCGATCGCCTCTTTATGACGGCCGTGTCGAGCAAAGTGACCAATAACGGTTGTTGCTGAAACCAAGCTCCAGCCACACGTTTCCTCAAACACTTGACGTGCATCGGAGAATGCTTCCGCTTCACAGTAGGACCTAACAAGATCTGATCCAATGGCGGGGATTCCCAGTTTGAGGACATGGGAGTGAGCTTTCTGGGCCTCAACGAAATGCCCACTTGCCAAAGTGTGGACCCTGAAGCCCGGTTGGAAGGGATAAACCTTACCGATTATGGACTTCATGCTAATAAACCTTTGGCCCTAAAACTGAAATGAgattttatttttgtggatCGTGCGTAATACGCACATCTGCATAGCTTAGTTAACCTCCTTCGGGGCACTTTGGTCATTGGGCCATTTCGGTCTAAACACTTGCATGTCAGAAGTGCATGTGACTGCAACGTTACTCTCGAATTAGTCCAAGTGGGGTTATTGTATTAAGATCTTATCACACAGACTAACCGCTTCCTTTAGTTATTAATTAACTACTGTAATTAGTATGATTAATTGTATTTAGGAGACATAATTATGAATCTAGAGTTATCGAGAGTCCTCTTACGGTCTTTTACCTATACAAACAACCATTAGAATGCCATGTCTCAACTCTCAATTTACAGATTCGTTAATGCCCTGTGAAGTCAAAAGCCATTGGAGAAATCGGAAACTCTGGTGCTACGTAGTCAAAGGGAAGGAGATGAACATGGCTTTGAGGTGGGATTGAGACTGGTTCAGTGATTATTGGATTTCGAAGAAACTCAGTTATGGTGGTGGACTGGTGGTTATTGAAGCACTTTAACAATTCTTTAGATTCCAGAGGAGTTTTTAAAAGTCATCATGGATCCACAAGACAGTTACGAGGATCGAGAGGGCAGTTATGGAGTGGGGACCTTAAAGTTCCCTAAATTGCCGGGAAATTTTGCCATTAAAATATAGAGTATCAAAACCAAAGAAAGCCCAACACGCAATCACTCCATCACCTAAGTTTCCGCACCCTTTGctctttatcttttctttcGAAGAAATTTAGTAGCGTTTCTCAGTCCGACTCAGTAAGTCAGTCCACGATCGCTCAAAGACCAGAGATCTTGGAAAGGGTAGCGGCACCCACTACATAGCATTACACCTTCAAGAGGACTAAAGCAAAGACTCCAACACCCGCCTTTGCCTTTTCAGAGAAGTCCAGAGACGTGGGGAACGAAGACTGAACTCTTGACTCTCAATTCATTCTATaaacaatagagaaaagaaagaccCGTCTCTCCAATCTCCATAAAGTCTTGTTCTTGATGAATCCTCTAGTCTCAGCTCTTCTCTTCAGTCAATAGGACTGCAAATCTTCCAGGtattcttccccccccccccccctcctctctctctctttctggtcTCACCTCATTtgctttcattttcatttttagatTGATGCATGTGACCTTTGAATGAAAGAGAAATGGGTTGTCTACACTCATTGCCCAATGCAATTGGGGTGTTCATCTGCCTCCTCTTTTGTTGCTTCTGGGTTCCTTCTTTTGTCTTCGCTGCATTTCTCCCTGTGGACAATTTCTTGATCGATTGCGGGGGAGGCAAACCATTAAAAGTTGATGATGGTCGGACATTCGAGCCTGATTCGGGGAATTCCAACATGGGTTTTTCTATATCCCCAGCTTCCCGCATTGTTGTTTCCGAAAATGTAACTGCTCCATGGAATCTCTACCAAACTTGTCGGGTTCTTACAGAAACCTCAACCTACACCTTCCGCACCAAGCAGGTCGGCCGTCATTGGTTGCGCCTACACTTGTACCCGATCGAGAATCCTCGTTACAATTTGAAAGCCGCTGTCTTCTCTGTTGAGGCAAATGGGGTCACGCTGCTTCACGAGTTCTCCTTCGCTGAATCAGAGAAACGCCCATCTCGTCTTTACAAGGAATTCGTCGTCCATGTCGATGTTTCCAACTCCAAAGACTTGGTGCTCACCCTCTCTCCGTCGAACGCTTCATTGGCATTCATCAATGGGATTGAGGTAATATCAGTGCCCGACGGCCAGTTTCCTTCCACCGCCATTGCCATTCCGATTGGCCCTTCCCTCGAAATCCCAGCCCATGTGGCTCTGGAAACAGCTTACAGGATCAACATGGGAGGTCCGCTTATAAACCCTGAGAATGACTCGTTGTGGAGGACGTGGGAACCTGATTACCCATTCCTCCTCAATTCTGCTTCTGCTTGGAGCGTTTCAGTTGACCCCAGTTTGATCAGATACCCTACTGGAATATCAGTCGAAATTGCACCAAAGGTGGTTTATGCTACTGCGCAAGAAATGGCGGATGCGAATGTTGGTGAACAGAGATTTAACATCTCATGGGCGTTTAGAGTTGATGGAGGCTTCACCTATCTCATCAGGTTGCATTTCTGTGACATTGTCAGCCAAGCTCTGAGTAATCTGGTTTTCAACGTCTACCTTAACAACCAATCTGCATTGGATTCTTTCGACATCTCAAGTAAAACGATGGAGTTATCTGCTGCTTACTTTGTGGACTTTGCTGCCGATGTTTCAATGAGCTCGAATCAGATTTTGGTTCAAATTGGTCCTCCTAATCTGAGGAATATCCCATCCAATGCGATCCTCAATGGTCTGGAGATCATAAAATTAAGCAACCCTGATGGCAGCCTAGATGTGCCTTCTGGTGCAGATTTTAGTTCTAGGGGTCCCAAGAGGAAGGTAGCGGTGATTGCCAGTGTGACTTGTCTGGCTGGATTTGCAATCTTGGCCCTCATAGCCGCAGCTTTCTACTTGCATTTCCGTAAATCAAAGAAGCCCAAGAAGCATCCAACCTCTGCCTGGTTACCACTTCCTACCCATGTGGGGCATTCAGAATCCAAAATATCAACTGTTAGTTATGCTTCAACTGCACCTTCCCTTGGTTTAGGTCGTGTTCTAGCATTCTCGGAGATTCGTGAAGCAACAAAGAACTTCGATGAGAACTTGGTCATTGGGGTTGGAGGCTTCGGCAAGGTTTACAGAGGTGTATTAGACAATGGGGTTATTGTTGCTGTAAAACGTGGGAACCCAAGATCCCAGCAAGGATTGACAGAGTTCAGGACAGAAATTGAGATGCTTTCCAAGCTTCGGCACAGACACCTAGTTTCTCTTATAGGCTACTGTGAAGAACTCAATGAGATGATCCTGGTCTATGAGTTTATGGCAGGAGGGCCCCTAAGGACACACTTGTACGGCTCTGACCTCCCACCACTTACTTGGAAACAGAGGCTTGAGATTTGCATTGGGGCAGCAAAAGGTTTGCACTACCTTCACACTGGTGCTGCTGAGAGTGTGATCCATCGTGATGTCAAGACAACCAATATCCTGCTCGATGAAAACCTCATAGCCAAAGTAGCAGATTTTGGGTTGTCTAAGTTAGGCCCTACATTGGATCAGACTCATGTAAGCACCGCTGTGAAAGGGAGCTTCGGGTATCTTGATCCAGAATACTTCCGTAGGCAGCAATTAACAGAGAAATCTGATGTTTATTCCTTTGGAGTAGTACTAATGGAGGTGTTATGTGCTCGTCCCGCCATTAATCCGTCTCTCCCAAGGGAACAGGTCAACATAGCTGAATGGGCCATGCACTGGCAGAAGAAGGGCCACCTCAATCAGATAATTGATCCCCATCTTGTGGGATATGTGAAACTTGAATCCTTACGCAAGTTCGGGGAAACAGCAGAGAAGTGTTTATCTGAATATGGCATTGAAAGACCAACAATGGGAGATGTTCTGTGGAACTTAGAATATGCTCTTCAGCTGCAACAGGCTTCCTTGCAAACTATAGCTGATGAAAACAGCACAAATTACATCCCAGAAATACCAGAATGGATTCCCCACATCGAGGCTGCTGATTGTGATTGTGCTGATATTGTCAGTGATCCAGGGTCTGACGCAGCAACAACAAGTGGAGTGTTTTCACAGTTAATAAATCCAAGGGGCCGATAGTAAAGGAGTTTTTATAGGGGGTGAAACTTTTCTgtgtaattttggaaaatcaatTTTCTGTTTAACAGCTTTTactgaaaatttgaaaaatctcTTGCGTGTATTCCAGTTAACCCTCATTGCTGATTCTTGTACTGGGAAGACAAACCAAGTGGTAATTGAAATACTAATCATATCTTGTCACTTGGATTTAGTGAAGGGTTCATCTGTTTGTTACCAAGCAGGTTACGAACAGAATTAATAACAGGACGTTTTACCCTTTACACAATGATATGGAGCTATAATAGAACAGAAATGAAGATGCATGAACAgccactttcttttctctcctctagCAACTTCTCTTCATCCTGATTCAGTCAGTGGCACTTTAACCCAGTTCGTTCAGAAGACAGAAATGAAGATGCATGAACAGCCAAGTCTGGCCTTGGTTGATCCAGTGCCAGCTGTCAACCCAAGATATAGGTGCTGGAGAGCCTCTGATTTAAATACCAATTACCATATTAGAGGTGAGCTCTAGATGTGTTTCCACAAACATCAAATTTAGTCAATCTAATTTATCAGTAAGTAAAGTTTGGCTATAATAAGTCAGTagaatttattgaaaaaaaagggaaatattCCATCTACACCATCAACATTTGTATTTATACAGACGATAGAAAAAGTATAGGTGCTGCTTGGCTAAGTTAGACAATAAGAAGGTGCATTATCTTAGTGGAGTCTTAGCCGTTTCCCAGTACTGTTATATCTGTGGGAAAAGTCCTGATTCATTGGAGTAGATAATAGTTCCCCATTGTCCAAACATGAAACTGGACTGCTTGACAAATTCAACAAAGATGTAGAGCATATCTGAGATGACATCTCAAGGTATGATGAACCAAACAAACTTTGAACCTTGTAATTCGGACTGGGAACTGGTTTCTGATTAATTTTTTCAGGATCACAACCTTTGATTGAAACAGCTGGTATTTGGAATGGTTGCAAAGGTGGCGGATTTCGCCATCGAGGAAGAGGTCCTGCAACAAGTACTGTCTGAAGCAGTGGTCCTGCTTCCATTACAGCTTGTAGCAGTTTGCCTTTTTGAGGAAGTGGTTTTCCCTTGGTGAGATTATCAATTACTGATGAAGCATGATCAACCTTGGGTGCACCTGAGGAAATAGTACCAAGTGATGGAGATATATTTCCTGCAGAGAAGATGTCCATGGAGATTGGGACATTACATTCTTGAATGGGTGGCTGCTGTGGCACTCCAAGGTTACATGAATCACCAACATTCATGTTCGACATTTCTGGAGAAGAAACTGCATCGATGAATGAATCTACAGGGGATGAACCATACGAGTGATGATTGTATGTTTCAGATAGACTATCTGATTCAGTAATGCTTGAATTCAGTCCTTTGGGTTTCAATGCAGCGCACTCCGATTGAAGATTCGGAAAAACAGAAAAGATTTCTGTTTGGCTATTTGGAGTGACTCTGTTTAGTACTTTCTGCAGCTGAACTCGTGCTTCATCTCTTTCATGGTAAGCAGAATTAAGGAGTTGGAGAAGTTGCTTTACATTCTCCTCATTCTTTTTCATCTCCACTTTTGCATCCATTCTTGCAGATTCTAGTTCATAAGTAGTGTAGAGAAGCTTGTGCTTCAGCTCATCAATACTCTGCCAGAACAAATAAATACATTAATAAGACAAAGTGGAAATCCAAATTATGGGAATCAGAAAAAACAAAGAGCAAGTATGGTTGTTTAATTTCTTCAAGTGCATCTTATATGGGAGTAGATACAACATGATCTGTACAAAACAAAGATTGGATTGAGAAATA is drawn from Telopea speciosissima isolate NSW1024214 ecotype Mountain lineage chromosome 1, Tspe_v1, whole genome shotgun sequence and contains these coding sequences:
- the LOC122651665 gene encoding receptor-like protein kinase THESEUS 1; its protein translation is MGCLHSLPNAIGVFICLLFCCFWVPSFVFAAFLPVDNFLIDCGGGKPLKVDDGRTFEPDSGNSNMGFSISPASRIVVSENVTAPWNLYQTCRVLTETSTYTFRTKQVGRHWLRLHLYPIENPRYNLKAAVFSVEANGVTLLHEFSFAESEKRPSRLYKEFVVHVDVSNSKDLVLTLSPSNASLAFINGIEVISVPDGQFPSTAIAIPIGPSLEIPAHVALETAYRINMGGPLINPENDSLWRTWEPDYPFLLNSASAWSVSVDPSLIRYPTGISVEIAPKVVYATAQEMADANVGEQRFNISWAFRVDGGFTYLIRLHFCDIVSQALSNLVFNVYLNNQSALDSFDISSKTMELSAAYFVDFAADVSMSSNQILVQIGPPNLRNIPSNAILNGLEIIKLSNPDGSLDVPSGADFSSRGPKRKVAVIASVTCLAGFAILALIAAAFYLHFRKSKKPKKHPTSAWLPLPTHVGHSESKISTVSYASTAPSLGLGRVLAFSEIREATKNFDENLVIGVGGFGKVYRGVLDNGVIVAVKRGNPRSQQGLTEFRTEIEMLSKLRHRHLVSLIGYCEELNEMILVYEFMAGGPLRTHLYGSDLPPLTWKQRLEICIGAAKGLHYLHTGAAESVIHRDVKTTNILLDENLIAKVADFGLSKLGPTLDQTHVSTAVKGSFGYLDPEYFRRQQLTEKSDVYSFGVVLMEVLCARPAINPSLPREQVNIAEWAMHWQKKGHLNQIIDPHLVGYVKLESLRKFGETAEKCLSEYGIERPTMGDVLWNLEYALQLQQASLQTIADENSTNYIPEIPEWIPHIEAADCDCADIVSDPGSDAATTSGVFSQLINPRGR
- the LOC122656741 gene encoding pentatricopeptide repeat-containing protein At5g42450, mitochondrial, which translates into the protein MKSIIGKVYPFQPGFRVHTLASGHFVEAQKAHSHVLKLGIPAIGSDLVRSYCEAEAFSDARQVFEETCGWSLVSATTVIGHFARHGRHKEAIGIFSRMLVLNIRPNEYAFAILIHSSVVVKNLHFGTQLHACAAKMGLQSNVFVGSSLVDTYAKLSSIEEAQRAFRDTHNPNVVSYTTLFSGYLKNERLEAALWLFQEMPERNIVSWNAMIGGCSQMGHNEEAVNLFIEMHREGWHLNESTFPCVFSAAANIAALGMGKSFHACAIKTLTKHDVFVGNSLISFYAKCGSMEDSLLAFDRIPERNVVSWNAVICGYAQNGRGKDALESYQMMQMSGVRPNGVTLLCVLWACNHAGLVEEGITYFNQARTEDPNALTPEHYACMVDLLSRYGLFSEAERFLQQLPFDPGVGFWKALLGGCQKHSNMELGQLAARQILALDPEDVSSYVLLSNAHSAAGRWQSVSLIRKEMKEKGMKRIPGCSWIEVKNRVHIFVTGDRRHNKMDEIYMVLRSCSEQLKENPEFSFLKDH
- the LOC122661559 gene encoding uncharacterized protein LOC122661559; its protein translation is MEGIFSVWSYQESIDELKHKLLYTTYELESARMDAKVEMKKNEENVKQLLQLLNSAYHERDEARVQLQKVLNRVTPNSQTEIFSVFPNLQSECAALKPKGLNSSITESDSLSETYNHHSYGSSPVDSFIDAVSSPEMSNMNVGDSCNLGVPQQPPIQECNVPISMDIFSAGNISPSLGTISSGAPKVDHASSVIDNLTKGKPLPQKGKLLQAVMEAGPLLQTVLVAGPLPRWRNPPPLQPFQIPAVSIKGCDPEKINQKPVPSPNYKVQSLFGSSYLEMSSQICSTSLLNLSSSPVSCLDNGELLSTPMNQDFSHRYNSTGKRLRLH